A region from the Hippoglossus hippoglossus isolate fHipHip1 chromosome 18, fHipHip1.pri, whole genome shotgun sequence genome encodes:
- the si:ch211-63p21.1 gene encoding uncharacterized protein si:ch211-63p21.1 isoform X1, which translates to MLQRESDPHGLFSSGETFDNDCEMGASCVDVVCLCEAGPCTLYSEAHTPTPDTLLCEHCGKNRVMITRYSEGYGTEEECLLSDPQGESDADADIEDTDCRLQEPGSLQRISSRRRKRPRVARQDTTESEDDGGRSHRSHRWTVRLSPDRAQSRTILEESISQVRPLIICRPNVEMQRSRVDLPRGSKPTSLWPSSLSLPVLLLLSLPLSLSLLIVIVSFLLPWARA; encoded by the exons atgctGCAGAGGGAATCCGACCCCCACGGCCTCTTCTCCTCCGGAGAGACGTTTGACAATGACTGTGAG aTGGGGGCGAGTTGTGTAGATGTAGTGTGTCTGTGCGAGGCTGGTCCCTGTACACTGTACTCAGAAGCACACACGCCCACGCCG GACACGCTGCTGTGTGAACACTGTGGCAAAAACAGGGTGATGATAACCAGGTACTCTGAGGGCTACGGCACAGAG GAAGAGTGTTTGCTGTCGGACCCTCAGGGGGAGagtgatgctgatgctgatatAGAGGATACAGACTGCAG ACTTCAGGAGCCGGGCTCCCTCCAGCGAATCAGCTCACGGAGGCGTAAGCGTCCCCGAGTCGCGCGGCAAGACACCACGGAGAGCGAGGACGATGGTGGGAGGAGTCACAGATCCCATCGCTGGACCGTCCGGCTCAGTCCGGACAGAGCCCAGAGCCGGACCATCCTGGAG GAGAGCATATCACAGGTGAGGCCGCTGATCATCTGCCGGCCCAACGTGGAGATGCAGAGGAGCCGGGTGGATCTGCCCCGAGGCTCCAAACCGACGTCCCTGTGGCCgtcgtccctctctctccccgtcctcctcctcctctctctgcccctctccctctccctcctcattgTTAtcgtctccttcctcctcccctggGCCAGGGCCTGA
- the si:ch211-63p21.2 gene encoding FH1/FH2 domain-containing protein 1, protein MKEAEQTKENPLIWDLDQPWTSILKPAARLCLNTLDFSDLWDEEDSTEDEGTNSTNESSTCLQAPPAPPPLPPPPPPLPPLAPALSSASLKGSTLKSRTLKLHWREMQTLAPLPRMTRFGTQTIWAGLEPVDLDTNRLEYLFESKGSSTCFKLASGRQKQPSVSVLGMKRSNIITIALSSLPPPRLLPPAIYSMDSSVLDREDVQRLQALIPTEEELSLIKDAKAQNPHAPLAQAELCLLTLGEISHLSSRLQLWAFALDYDSLEREIAEPLFHLKLAMEQLAGSQTFRCILATVLAIGNVLNGCKARGFELSYLGKLSQVRDTHSRQPLLHHVCVLLLQLYPQSSDLYSDTSAVTKAGKCDYSLVQSNLSQLEALCKASWEQLKVLDKAEEKRKGGKGEKRRGGGRGGDETSAQEGSLRQQLPKILKECEEKLKVLRAVHRRVINRFHSFLLFLGYSRAMVRDTKAEDFCKTISNFSLEFRSTRQGLLLQRERERPRSGAENQSPRTPVGRRRGQPAPTQESERSEEQCLLEEVLRTPESMLRLDATLPRHRRRMADIQGPFSRKSKC, encoded by the exons ATGAAGGAGGCAGAGCAAACCAAGGAGAACCCCCTGATCTGGGATCTTGACCAGCCCTGGACTTCCATCCTCAAACCTGCTGCACGTCTGTGCCTCAACACCTTGGATTTCTCAGACCTCTGGGATGAGGAAGACAGCACAGAGGACGAGGGAACCAATTCAACTAATGAATCATCAACATGCCTCCAAGCCCCTCCGgcaccccctcctcttcctcctcctcctccgcctcttcctcctctggcaCCAGCTTTATCCTCAGCTTCCCTTAAAGGTTCGACCCTCAAATCTCGCACCTTGAAGCTCCACTGGAGGGAaatgcagactctggctccccTTCCTAGGATGACCCGCTTTGGGACTCAGACCATCTGGGCCGGACTTGAACCGGTGGATCTGGATACAAACCGGCTGGAGTACCTGTTTGAGTCTAAGGGCAGTAGCACCTGCTTTAAGCTGGCCTCTGGGCGGCAG AAGCAGCCGTCAGTGTCGGTGTTGGGGATGAAGCGAAGTAACATCATAACCATTGCACTGAGCAGCCTCCCGcccccccgcctcctcccccCTGCCATCTACAGCATGGACAGCAGCGTGCTGGACAGAGAGGACGTCCAG CGGCTTCAAGCGTTAATCCCGACGGAGGAGGAGCTCTCTCTGATCAAGGACGCCAAGGCCCAGAACCCCCACGCTCCTCTGGCCCAGGCCGAGCTCTGCCTCCTCACTTTGGGGGAGATCTCTCACCTGAGCTCCAGGCTTCAGCTGTGGGCCTTCGCTCTGGACTACGACTCCTTAGAGAGG GAAATTGCCGAGCCTCTCTTCCATCTGAAGCTGGCTATGGAGCAGCTGGCAGGAAGCCAGACCTTCAGATGTATTCTGGCAACGGTGTTAGCGATCGGAAACGTTCTAAATGGATGTAAG GCCCGTGGGTTTGAGCTGAGTTACCTGGGCAAGTTGTCCCAGGTGAGGGATACACACTCCCGCCAGCCGCTGCTGCACCatgtctgtgtgctgctgctgcagctctacCCACAATCCTCCGATCTCTACTCCGACACCAGCGCTGTTACCAAAGCTGGAAAG TGCGATTACTCCCTGGTCCAGTCCAACCTTTCTCAGCTGGAGGCCCTGTGCAAAGCATCATGGGAGCAGCTGAAGGTGCTGGACAaggcagaggaaaagaggaaaggaggaaagggggagaagaggagaggaggaggaagaggaggagacgagacCTCGGCTCAGGAAGGTTCACTCCGTCAACAGCTGCCGAAGATTTTGAAAGAGTGCGAGGAGAAGCTGAAGGTCCTCAGAGCTGTGCACCGTCGGGTCATCAACAG GTTCCACTCTTTCCTCTTGTTCCTGGGCTACTCCCGAGCTATGGTGAGAGACACCAAAGCCGAGGACTTCTGTAAAACCATCAGTAACTTCTCCCTGGAGTTCCGGTCCACACGGCAGggcctcctgctgcagagagagcgGGAGCGACCGAGGAGCGGAGCTGAAAACCAAAGCCCCAGAACTCCCGTAGGCCGGCGGAGAGGTCAACCAGCGCCCACACAG gagagtgagagaagtgAGGAGCAGTGTTTGCTGGAGGAGGTGCTGCGAACACCCGAGTCCATGTTGAGGCTGGACGCCACGCTGCCTCGACACCGCAGGAGGATGGCCGACATCCAAG GTCCGTTCTCTCGGAAGTCGAAGTGTTGA
- the si:ch211-63p21.1 gene encoding uncharacterized protein si:ch211-63p21.1 isoform X2 codes for MLQRESDPHGLFSSGETFDNDCEDTLLCEHCGKNRVMITRYSEGYGTEEECLLSDPQGESDADADIEDTDCRLQEPGSLQRISSRRRKRPRVARQDTTESEDDGGRSHRSHRWTVRLSPDRAQSRTILEESISQVRPLIICRPNVEMQRSRVDLPRGSKPTSLWPSSLSLPVLLLLSLPLSLSLLIVIVSFLLPWARA; via the exons atgctGCAGAGGGAATCCGACCCCCACGGCCTCTTCTCCTCCGGAGAGACGTTTGACAATGACTGTGAG GACACGCTGCTGTGTGAACACTGTGGCAAAAACAGGGTGATGATAACCAGGTACTCTGAGGGCTACGGCACAGAG GAAGAGTGTTTGCTGTCGGACCCTCAGGGGGAGagtgatgctgatgctgatatAGAGGATACAGACTGCAG ACTTCAGGAGCCGGGCTCCCTCCAGCGAATCAGCTCACGGAGGCGTAAGCGTCCCCGAGTCGCGCGGCAAGACACCACGGAGAGCGAGGACGATGGTGGGAGGAGTCACAGATCCCATCGCTGGACCGTCCGGCTCAGTCCGGACAGAGCCCAGAGCCGGACCATCCTGGAG GAGAGCATATCACAGGTGAGGCCGCTGATCATCTGCCGGCCCAACGTGGAGATGCAGAGGAGCCGGGTGGATCTGCCCCGAGGCTCCAAACCGACGTCCCTGTGGCCgtcgtccctctctctccccgtcctcctcctcctctctctgcccctctccctctccctcctcattgTTAtcgtctccttcctcctcccctggGCCAGGGCCTGA